AATCAGAAAGCTAAGGCATGGTAAACATGTCACACAACTACTGAGTGACAAAATAGGACCGCACACCTCTATTTCTGCCTGCTAGAGAATGCCTCTTAACACCTTGACACCTACTGTACTCTGAGTAATGTTAATTACCACAATAAACATTTGAGAAATTTCtacaaaaaaaacctttatcatTGAACTCTGCTTTCGTATGATAAGAAGATATATATGCAGATCacggagggtgttatccacctcCCTCAAGCTTTCGGTTTTGGCGACTCTCCTCCATCTGCATAATTCTTTATATCATACTCAGCCTTGTCCAATAATCGCTAATTAGACAGCATTGAGGTCAAGGCAGCTCAAGCAAAATCGTTGGATTTCTGGCTTACACTATAACAGTCTATCAgagcttgaaattgcgaccaatacatgTACAGTCGCGTTAAAATTTGccactgaattttttccctttgcaactaaaatatctggagaagtcgcaaatttgcgacttgttgtcatcttcgctttttttggaaacaaaagggttagcagttgccactttgctgctctttttactaaaataaatgaagaaatgacaaaattattttgtttctcaccttgttttctttcaatctgaagatagcgtaattgcaGCGTAATTGCGTTCTATGGCTGCTGAAATGTCTCAAATTTAATGAGACGTATATTTTCATTACAGTACAGTGTTACAGGAATTTTGCGTAtgcaccaatatggctgccCGTAACAATATGCTCTTGCGATTATTCTATACATTTTTATTGTTATGTGTCTTATTTAATGGCAATCCGTTCTACAATGGTGCTTCTAAGGAGTTTACTGCTGGTTTTATGGCGGACTCTCAAAGATTGATGCAGCctaaaagaaataatttaaaCTACTTCAATTTCAGTTATCACTTCAAGCGTGAAGTTGCTGGTCGCGAACACAAAACATCGACTCCGATCTGTAAGAGTACTATGCGTGGATTCATCATTTTAGCTCTGCCAAGTTCTTTATTTTTTCATGACCTGACTATTTGTATGGATATTCACTGTAATCCTGGTCCTGTAGTTGATGAACTGTCGACGTTTCAACGTCCATGCTGTTCGAATGATTTAAATATTCCTTCCTTCTACAAACATTAATTATTCAAGACAACAACTTTTAAGATCGAAATCCTCGCTTCAACCTGACTTATTCCAGTTCTTGAAGGTTCAAGGGATCCTAAAAACACACGCCGTGTTCGCGCTGGAAAATCTTTCAACTGATCTTCTGTTACCTACAAGATTAAATCAGTTTTTCATCAACGTATGCTTCGTGATTTTACAACTATTACTGTGGGACCTAATTTGAATAATCTGGTGCCTGTGAAACGTCTTCTTCCTATTCAACCAAATTATACGAAGCTACTTAACGTCTGTATCCTGAATGCTAGATCCATCAATAACAAAACTCTTATAATCAAAGATTATGTCGTCGAGAAAAAAATCGATATTTTAGCTCTCACAGAAACTTGGCTTAAACCTGACGATGACTCTGATTATATTACACGGGATATAACTCCTACTGGCTACTGTTTTGCCCACACTCCTCGATCCAGTGGAAATGGTGGCGGCGTTGCTTTTCTATACCGGAAGGATCTAAAAATGGAACGACTCAAGAATCCTGTATTCAAATCATTTGAATTTATGGAATCCCTACTTAATACTACCTCATGTGTGCTAcgtattgttgttgtttatcgACCTCCTGACTCAACTCAGAATGGCTCGACAACAGCTCTATTTTTCGACGAATTTTCTACTATGCTGGAACGCTTAGTTTCACTGCCTGGTAAACTACTTGTAACCGGTGACTTTAATTTTCACATCAACAATCCTTTCGACAACACAGCTCGCCAATTTTTGGATCTGCTAAATTGCTTTAATCTGCATGTCCTAAACACCGTCTCACCTACTcacaaaaacaataacatcCTAGATCTTATCATCGCTAGAACTGATGAACTGACAGCCCTAAACCCATTCGTTAACGATCCAGTTATCTCAGATCACTTTGCTGTGTATTGCAACCTGCCCATCAGCAAACCTCAAAACCCTTAAATGGTCTCTACTACACGGGCCTACACAATATAAACTTGCAAAGTTTTGCACAAGATATAACCTCGTCTACTTTGTTTAACTCACCTTCATCAGACCTAACTGAATTGTGTGACCAGTATAATAGTGACCTATCTACTATCTTGGATAAACATGCACCCTTGCGTACGAAGATAATCACAATCCGGCCCAAGGCTCCTTGGTATAATAACTACATCAGAGAACAGAAGAGAATCTGTCGTCGTCTTGAACGCAGTTGGCGCCATTCTCATACTGAAACTGATCATCAAGCCTATATTAATCAGTGCACTGTCGTGAAACAATCCATCTACACCTCGAAAATGAATTATTACTCTGATCTTATCAATGAAGCCGGTGTTGATACAGTTGTAGCAAAGCTCTATTTCGCAATGTTGATCGTCTTTTACACAGAAAGGCAGAGAAATTTCTTCCAACATGTTCGTAAGTTCACTTGACTCCTGATCTCCTCTGCACCTTTGACTCACCTTCACTAAAATGCCAACTAATTAATTTTTTACCTACATCTGCTGATGAATTGTCTAAGATTGCTcataagatcgtcttaaaatcaTGCATCTTAGACCCACTTCCTTCCGCACTGATGAAAGAATACTTTGAAATGTTTCTACCGACACTTTGTAAGATCATTAACTTATCTCTGGAATCTGGTTATCTGCCTCCTTCTCTTAAAACTGCTGTCCTTACACCTCTACTCAAGAAACCTTCTTTAGATCACgaaatctttaaaaattacagaccgatctcAAACCTCACTGTAACCTTACAGTAGTCtcaaaaatcattgaaaaagtTGTGGCTGTGCGCGTACATGAGTACTTGCGAAGTAACCACCTTCACGAGCCACTACAGTCGGCCTACAAGCCTTTTCATAGCTGTGAAACTGCTCTTGTACGTGTCCATAATGATGTCATGCGTGCTTTTGATAATCGTCAGTGCGTtatacttcttcttcttgatCTGTCTGCTGCCTTCGACACCGTCACCCATGAAATCCTGCTTAATAGATTAAACTCTAAATTTGGAATCAGCGGAACTGCTCTCAACTGGTTTCAATCTTACCTTTCTGGTCGCACTCAATCTGTTCTGATTAATGGGAATAAATCACAACCTCGTAACCTCAGTTCTAGGGTACCCCAAGGCTCTGTGCTTGGtatcctctatttattgtaTACTGCACCATTAGCTGACTTATCACTTCGACACCATAACTTGCAATTTCACCTTTATGCTGACAATATGGAACTTTACGttccttttcaacaaataaTGACCTGGAACTGACTGAGGCTGTTGAACGTATCGAGTTATGCCTGACTGATTTGGACAAATGGATGAGtatcaacaaactaaaattgaataaagaaaaaactgagTTCCTCTTTATTCACTCAAAATTTAGACTACAGCACTGCTTGCCGTCAATCTGCTTTGGTCAAGACTCCGTCCAGCCTTCTCAAACTGCCAGGAATATTGGTGTCACTTTTGACAGTACCATGTCAATGCTGCCTCATATTAATACCGTATGTAAATCTGCATTCTATCACCTTCGTAATCTATCACGTATCAGAGAATTTATATCAACGGAAATTGCCAAAACACTTGTGCATGCCTTTATCTCATCCAAACTTGACCACTGCAACTCCCTTCTGTACAATCTTCCAAAATATGCTGTGAAAAAACTACAGTATGTACAAAATGCCGCCGCACGCTTAATAACTTTTTCCTTGAAATTCAACCATATTACTCCCATCTTGAAAGATCTACACTGGTTACCAATTAATGAACGCATAAAGTTTAAGATTCTTATTCTCACTTTCAAGGCTTTGCATGATTTGTCTCCCTCGTACATACAAGAACTGATAAGTCTCTGCCGTCCTTCAAGAATCCTCCGCTCATCTACATCGCTCCGTCTTAACCCTACCAGCTATAATTTGAAGTCTTATGGATCTAGAGCTTTTGCTGTCGCCTCACCACAACTTTGGAACGATCTAATCTAATCTTATCTCCAGACTTTCAAAACACgacttaaaacttatttattcaaggaaatttttgtataacTTTTTCGTTtatgaattaatttttaatttttaatttttcatgacTTGTAAAGTGCATAGATCACGTCTGGATAGGCGCTAtataagaattattattattattattattattattacttattgACTGATTGGGAGGGTGGGACAGGAAAATGGTGATGGCGTACAGATTGAGTTGAACATGACCTAAattcagtcaataagcattatTTTTATTGCATGGTCTCTTTGCAGTACTCTTGAGTGCTCAGAAGATGAAGTGTGgacaaagaaattacaaatttgCACAGAATTTTGCTTTTCTGGTGGTAAATTACTTAGCCTTTGTGGGAGAAAAACGCATGgacaaaattctttttcttgGCGGGGGGGATCTTGCCTGggaatttttatttaatttttctaaAGTGACGTTGAATGCTTTTATAACAATAAAAtctaccgtttgcaaatatctgcattggttccggagaaaaatgggtaaaatatgcaaatgcagggttgaaattgcgactcactggtcgccaatgcgaccaaaaattgagtgctagcgactagattttcagaactggtcgccagctggTGAATCATGTTTTGCctgataacccaggataaacagaagacaacttttgtatttgaatctttatatgatgaaatcgTTCAGAACTGGTAACTAGCacacgactcacctttctttcccgattaaaataatgtataaatactacaagaaaatcggtttctcaCATTGTTGATTAATAGCACAAATGTACTTCGATCACCGCGTTTACTAGGTgccatattgtttcagcggcTTCATGGGATCGTGGGCACACTTAAACACCGTACACGTGAATTTTGCGCCTGGAAGGCGAAGATTCATCAAGAAGgttatttgaaaatttaaatccatcgtcagttgtgaatgctgaaaacgtagatttagccatattaccgaaggacctcctcggaactagcttgatattgatattATATTGATAATGAACTGGGACATCGCATAATGAGTTTCAAATTTgcatggaaccttcaaaaagcaacctgtacaCTTAATGTAAAGtgggttggagaacttgtcccctctgttagaaagcaAACACCTGCAAAAATTGACTGCACAAGGTGATttataaatggagataaatatcggcaagttcctctgattctagagGCCACCGAAACCGTATACGAGCCactccttttattttatctcggtCGGAGACTGGTATGAGCATTGTCGTTGTGTGGGAGCCTAGGCCGAGTAATTGTAGTATTGCGTTTATTTGCGATAAAGGTAAGTTGCTTGCCATGCAGGCtgtaggagaataaagaactaCGTTTCGAAGAGGTGAAAATCAAGGATAAAGGATCCATGTTTGTcttgctatggaaaacacggactgtgcttcgctccatttcaaataaacaaAGAACACCATCACCAGACTAAAGACAAAGCTGAAAACAACAACGGCTTTAGAGATCTTTCTcgtgctggtttttttttttttttggtgctatttaataattatgactttccttgcatgcaaagttggcgaccaaaatttatgatctggcgaccaaattttctCCATTAGTCACCAGCTGGCACCTgagaaaaaaagttaatttcaagccctgcatTTAGATGACTGATGAtatcatacactcaacccaatattatcttgagtatataaatagactGAGGTActttggccaatttgcagcgcagaccattgaaacttggtagtctaatagttctacaggaaacacacctatggctatgacaaattctgttcccatggcaactcactcttttccagtccccacccacttgatttcaatatgttagtgattttcagcttgaaaaatgttaaacaaggccacaaactctagctaacatatttatatgccaGCTGGatatgcatatgaagtgctgttagcaaatatcaaaatggaatgccaaaggtggtcaggaaagcttttaatatgggggaggtctggaacccagtatgatgccatggtaacagaactgttaagctcatattgtggagaacatttagtagaatcttactgcaaaaaatcaaaattctgatacaaattggctgagatatctcttttcgtcagatttgaacaaaatttggttgagtgtatgacgtcatcacttggctaatttgtatagtttaaaaactcaaatatctctggaacgaaaagagatgtttgaaaaaagtaaacagcatttttcttctcacacagactacttgtttatgtttcaaaatggcttattcCCAACGGGGGAATACGGAAACGGGGGAATACCGCAGGGCACTAGGCTTGCACCATTGTTGTTTGCTATCTTGGTGAATGGATTGGCGAGTTTCTGGCCATGTCGCGTTAAGTATGTCGACGATACCACTGTATTTGAGATCATCCCCAGGTGCTCACCAAGCTATTTGCCCTGTATAGCTGACCATATTTGCCAGTTTGCTACTGAACGGGGGATGCGCCTCATTCCCAAAAAGTGTCGGGAAATGGTCATCAACTTTTTTGCAGTTTCAACCCACGCAACTCGGTCCCTTGCAGTTAATGGGCTCAGTAGTTAAACGTGTAAACAGTTATAAAATTCTTGGCATTCACGTAACAAATGACCTGTCATGGAATGTACATATAgattatgtttttaagaaagcGAACAAACGGCTCTATGCCCTTCGTTTGCTAGCGAGATCAAAGGTTCCAGCTGTAGATTTAATTGCTATCTATTGCGCCCTTGTAAGATCAATCCTCGAGTATGGATCACCAGTTTGGGCCGCTCTACCAGAGTATTTGAGTGATGTTGTTGAGGGCGTACAGAGGAAGGCCCTCCGAATAGTATTTCCTGGCCTGGCTTACAACGAGGCTCTAGTCGCGTCTGGTCTCCAGACCCTTGCCACGCGTCGGGGTAAAGCTTGCGTCAATTTTCTACGTGATGCTCGCGTGCAAGAGCCACTATGCTCGGTGCTTACATCTACTGCATCGCAGACAAATTATCATGGTTACACGCTCAGGTCAGGAAACACTAATTTAATTAGACAACCATGTAATACAAAGAGACTATGTGAATTCGTAACATATAAGTattcataatattatatattccaGTATTGACCCCATTCgtgtaattcagccttagctgcaaaacggaaggaaataaacatagtatctatctatctatctacctatcagataggaaagatgtgattttcgtcatagtaccactttaatattTTTCCACATCTTCAGTGATGTTGTAGTCGCGTCTCAAAATTCACCATCAGGAAATTAAAATATCATAgacagggcttgaaatttgcaaaaaaatccagtcacaattttgcaacaagatacgaaaatgtaGTCCCAATATTGCAAAATTTAGTCGCACAATTGTCACGCTTCATTGTGGTGTCAGCGGtgtagcaaaaaaaatatgagcccacaatacttgtgttgaagcaaaccactgaaaatggcgaatAATATCAAAGGAATAGAGTTGTGCATGTAACATTGCAACGAAATTACGCAACAATTacactatcttcagattgaaagaaaactcaaggcgagaaacaaaataattttgttatttcttcatttattttagtaaaaagagcagcaaagtggcaactgctaacccttttgtttcgaaagagcaaagatgacaacaagtcgcaaatttgcgacttctccagatattttagttgcaaagggaaaaaattcagtcgcaaaatttaatgcgactgtattggtcgcaatttcaagctcTGATAGActgttataaataaatataaatgagACAGAAATCCAACGATTTTGCTTGAGCTGCCTTGAACTCAATGCTGtctaattagcaattattggaCAAGGCTGAGTATGATATAAAGAATTATGCAGATCGAGGAGGGTGTCATGCACCAAAGCCGGAGGCTTGAGGgaggtggataacaccctccgtGATCTGCATATCTTCTTATCATACGAAAgccgagttcaataattgtttaattattcattcaaagTATTTCCACGGCTCTGAAATTTAACAAAACTGTAACTGAAAATAATTAGGTGATTGATATTAAAGTTGCTGTAcataaaataattttgtaaatagccaaattAGGCTTTCTGTTTGTGTTGTGGTTGGTAAATTTGTTTGCAATGTCAACGGTTGAAAGCCTGTCAGTTCTCTCCTTGTGTATGTTTTAAACTGTCAGGTTACTAAGTAGGTCCTGGTTCATCGTTGAAGGGAACCATGTTTTTAGCCTCCGGGCAGTCGAAAAAGATCTTTCACCGGCTGGACTGGTTGCCGGATTTACGAGAATCAGCTTACTTAACATGATAACTTCTTTTATCATATCTCATTCTGGGTTGGGTAGCTCTTTAATTTTTACTATGATACCCTCAAAACACATTAATAATCACCATCCTTCAGCAGCACTTGTAAAATTTCCATCTGGGCTTGGCTGGTCAAACCACTGGTCAATAGCGTTCATCATCAAGTCAGTAGCATCAAAGGATACTCGCCTGTAATAGTCTTGTGCAGTCACAGGATATGTTGGCTCTCCAGTGCCGATTTCAATTCTTCTCGGCGTGCGAATTCTCCTTGGTAATATCGGTTCTGTCATGGAGGGATAGCTTTTACTTTTCAGTAAAACTCTGTCACAAAATGATCTGAAGCCTGTATCCTCTCACATCTTCTGCAGAACGTCTTTTGTAAGACAAGCTACTTGTTTGCCACTTAGAGCTGACATCTTTGTTTGCTGTAAGGTTCTTGATAAGTTATCTGTGTGAGAAAACAGGTGCTGTCCTAAATTCAATGCAAAGAAGAAGTCAAAAGTGTTCATTTGCTCTTGGCATCCAGTGATCCTTCCACATATTTTGGACTGGAGTTTCTCATCAACGAAAATGTCCACTCCTGAAGAAGAGCTGCATAATTGTCTAGGAGTCGCTGAAAACAGCTTGCGCAAACTGTCCATCTAGTAGGGCAAAGGCCAAGTAAGCCCTTGGCTTCAGATTCAGGACCCTCTCTGTTTCCTTTTATTTCCCCCAGGAGATTTTATCGTTTTAGAGAAAACGTTATAAGGGAAACGATTTCTTTTGCTGTGTCCATAGTGTCTGATAACAACTTACAGTTGTTCATGGTGTCCTTTACACTTAGGCTAAGTGAGTGTCCATGACAGTGAGTAGGATAAGCCTTTGGTTGGAGGTCCTGGAGTCTTTTCGCCACATCAGTTTTTTAGGGGTAGTGGGGTTATTTTCATCAGTGCTGATCACCCCATCCTTGGCCAAGCGGTTCCTATTGGAACAAGGTCTGTTATGAGTCCTCCTGATGGTTTCAGACCAGGTCATGTTTAGCACATACCTCTACCGCACAGTTCAGGTACGTTTCTTAGTACAAGGGCTAGCAACCCTTGTACTAATAATCCTTTTGCTAGAAAACCTAAAAACAAGCCTCCTACAGACAGATTAAAGGGACATCGACCATTTCCTGCCCATCGACTAGGGAATTTGGAATTGAAAATTATGGAAATCAATGCATGAGGTTTACGTGCTAACATAGGAGAACTTGCCAACCTTTGTCATGCGAAGCAGCCTTCTGTTGTACTAATCATTGAGACATTCATCGACCCATCTGTCCCAGATGGGGACGATTCCATAGCCATTCCAGGGTACTGCCTCTGTTGTCGTAAAGACAGACTTGGTACTACAGGCGGAGGCATTGCTGTTTACTCCTTGGAAGGAATAGCAGTACATCATGACCCAAGAGGAGATCCACAACAC
The Montipora capricornis isolate CH-2021 chromosome 10, ASM3666992v2, whole genome shotgun sequence genome window above contains:
- the LOC138019976 gene encoding uncharacterized protein encodes the protein MSINKLKLNKEKTEFLFIHSKFRLQHCLPSICFGQDSVQPSQTARNIGVTFDSTMSMLPHINTVCKSAFYHLRNLSRIREFISTEIAKTLVHAFISSKLDHCNSLLYNLPKYAVKKLQYVQNAAARLITFSLKFNHITPILKDLHWLPINERIKFKILILTFKALHDLSPSYIQELISLCRPSRILRSSTSLRLNPTSYNLKSYGSRAFAVASPQLWNDLI